The proteins below are encoded in one region of Bremerella sp. P1:
- a CDS encoding sigma-54-dependent transcriptional regulator, with amino-acid sequence MKKTTPSHSVLIVDDNPHSRESLCDAVSMIGYQTASCGSGREALERLAKQAFDVVVTDLQMPGMDGLQLVREVRAQHEKTQLVMVTAHGSIHTAVDAMRFGALDYLEKPVQVEALESAIQRAIESTSRGDRATAIPPGGDSDSVVMIGNSLAMQTLRQRIALVAPTDETILITGESGTGKELVARSIHQASRRSAQAMISLNCPVLSAHLMESELFGHERGAFTSADHARIGRFELADKGTILLDEITEIDLPLQAKLLRVLQEKRFEKVGSSATVEADVRVLATSNRDLLAEVAASRFRQDLYYRLNVVPIELPPLRDRTEDIPMLVDHFLNAAVVRVGREMLTVADSAMDLLQSHPWPGNVRELENIITRAALLTIGHDLTPEQIRPWLTENSQESISLQSTGNVSVVGMRLEDMERQLIEQTLEHYEGHREKTATALGISVRTLSNKLRSYGLAPRARTFAHV; translated from the coding sequence ATGAAAAAGACCACGCCAAGTCATTCCGTACTGATTGTCGACGACAATCCGCATTCGCGCGAAAGCCTTTGCGATGCCGTTTCGATGATTGGTTATCAAACGGCAAGTTGTGGAAGCGGTCGTGAGGCCCTCGAACGGCTGGCCAAGCAGGCCTTCGATGTCGTTGTGACCGACCTGCAAATGCCAGGAATGGATGGCCTGCAACTGGTCCGGGAAGTTCGTGCCCAGCACGAAAAAACACAATTGGTCATGGTCACCGCCCATGGAAGCATCCATACGGCCGTGGATGCGATGCGATTTGGTGCACTCGACTACTTGGAAAAGCCAGTCCAGGTCGAAGCCCTGGAATCGGCGATCCAGCGGGCCATCGAGTCGACCAGTCGCGGCGATCGTGCGACGGCGATTCCTCCGGGTGGCGATAGTGACTCGGTCGTGATGATTGGCAATAGCCTGGCCATGCAGACCTTGCGTCAGCGGATTGCCCTGGTAGCCCCGACCGACGAGACGATCTTGATCACCGGCGAAAGTGGTACCGGAAAGGAACTGGTTGCCCGGTCGATTCACCAGGCCAGCCGTCGTAGTGCCCAGGCGATGATCAGCCTGAATTGCCCTGTCCTTTCAGCCCACCTGATGGAAAGCGAACTGTTCGGTCACGAGCGAGGTGCATTCACCAGTGCCGATCATGCCCGAATCGGACGTTTTGAGCTGGCCGACAAGGGAACCATCCTTCTTGACGAAATCACCGAGATTGATCTGCCGCTGCAGGCCAAACTGCTTCGGGTGCTGCAAGAGAAGCGATTTGAGAAAGTCGGCAGCAGTGCAACGGTCGAAGCTGACGTTCGCGTGCTGGCAACCTCCAACCGCGATCTGCTGGCTGAAGTGGCTGCCAGTCGTTTCCGTCAGGACCTTTACTATCGACTCAACGTGGTCCCGATTGAATTACCTCCGCTTCGCGATCGTACCGAAGACATTCCGATGCTGGTCGATCACTTCCTGAATGCGGCCGTGGTTCGAGTCGGTCGCGAGATGCTGACAGTTGCCGATTCGGCGATGGACCTGCTGCAAAGCCATCCTTGGCCAGGCAACGTTCGCGAACTGGAAAACATCATCACGCGAGCCGCACTGCTGACGATCGGCCACGATTTGACCCCTGAACAGATTCGACCTTGGCTGACCGAGAATAGCCAGGAGTCGATTTCGCTGCAGTCGACCGGCAACGTTTCCGTGGTGGGAATGCGGCTGGAAGATATGGAGCGGCAGCTGATCGAACAAACACTCGAACACTACGAAGGGCATCGTGAAAAGACCGCAACCGCCCTTGGGATTAGTGTGCGAACGTTAAGTAACAAGCTGCGAAGTTACGGCCTGGCCCCCCGGGCTCGTACCTTTGCCCATGTTTAA
- a CDS encoding sensor histidine kinase, translated as MTSPNEEPMMSDTNRLWNLSAGDESIDLRELLSCWDKATARLQETHESLRKEVTRLTDELEVKNRELARKNRLADLGLVASHIAHEVRNGLMPLTLYTGLLKRKIDGDPETKRIVDKIESGLTVLNTTVDDLLHFTADRQPNQAYVPTSQMIREICEDLAPQFQAQNVQVRLDLTEQEMLLADKDMLKRAFLNLILNALDVMPSGGILTITSQANFGHLEIEFADTGCGISHTDVRRIFDPFYSTKSTGTGLGLAIVQRVVEVHQGQVSAMNCPDFGAAFTLMFPMKSLKAAA; from the coding sequence ATGACCTCTCCCAACGAAGAACCAATGATGTCCGATACCAATCGCCTCTGGAATCTCTCGGCAGGCGACGAGTCGATCGATCTGCGCGAACTGCTTTCATGCTGGGACAAAGCCACAGCCAGGTTGCAGGAAACGCACGAATCGCTTCGCAAAGAAGTGACGCGGCTGACCGACGAATTGGAAGTCAAGAATCGCGAACTGGCTCGCAAGAATCGCCTGGCCGATCTCGGCTTGGTGGCATCGCATATTGCCCACGAAGTACGTAACGGCCTGATGCCGTTGACGCTCTACACAGGGCTACTCAAGCGAAAGATCGATGGTGACCCGGAAACGAAGCGGATTGTCGACAAGATCGAGTCGGGATTGACCGTGCTCAATACGACCGTCGACGACCTGCTGCACTTCACGGCCGATCGTCAGCCGAATCAGGCCTATGTGCCGACATCGCAAATGATCCGCGAGATCTGCGAAGACCTGGCACCGCAGTTTCAAGCTCAGAACGTGCAGGTACGTTTGGACCTGACCGAGCAGGAGATGCTGCTGGCCGACAAAGACATGCTCAAGCGGGCGTTTCTGAATCTGATTCTTAACGCCTTGGATGTGATGCCCAGTGGAGGCATCCTGACGATCACCTCCCAGGCTAACTTCGGTCACCTGGAAATCGAGTTCGCGGACACCGGCTGTGGAATTTCCCACACCGACGTGCGACGCATATTTGATCCATTTTATAGCACCAAGAGCACCGGAACCGGTCTCGGCCTGGCAATCGTCCAGCGAGTCGTGGAAGTCCATCAGGGGCAAGTGTCAGCGATGAACTGCCCCGACTTTGGAGCCGCATTTACGCTCATGTTCCCGATGAAATCCCTGAAGGCAGCTGCATGA
- a CDS encoding tetratricopeptide repeat protein has protein sequence MSTESGQNDAPETPEGTTPHGRFMDMLGNRIFLIVGAVVVAGLMSGISWVLLRGGEGEDRTLAGAIEAYETGEVTKARDVARSQVDNLHVEQPYQGAAPFLLGMILHDEAKGFLNPKDRETVYRVAVQHLETARDRGFPPEYEIRGEYLLGISQMESKQYEKAIHSLTKIYADYPLHQLDIENALADCYLAIKPTTPDNLQQALKWSRLYDAHPVLTPEQKSEAHIRLARIQFELGQLDETLETILEIPPTSPSYVDGVIVQGLVARRRYHDHLAAGENEQAQDSLNTAIRMFRKAASNQLVAADSTRKASYLLAVMLRANEQLDEAMEQASRTRKIYYRTPESVAAGLEEAELLRAEDKDEEAVEIYRRALREAALNGEYENPWVNEVEFRQRVTRAIDAWKSEEKFAPAVEVAQALRPLFPADQAFQIEADVQHAWGDYLEHKADKVPFNQSLDLRAKSRFRFRSAGKVYLDLAEHRFATAEYTNDLWNSASAYLRGQDFSKAVEILAEYQRYETREHQPRALVATARALIALDRAEDALSPINECLEFYPKDPSVYEARVLGGEAYMELGKLAEAKSVLTANLDDGRLEPSSREWQDSLFALGQVLHLEGEMYEAQARVKGALEAPESIPREAFQFLEQSNESYKGAIKYLHAAVRRYPDDPRSVSARYLIAECHRRSSTLPKKKFRLVNIETQRIKFDKEVKDHLESAIEIYNDLEYELTTKLEMQADLHPVEAKILRNCYFAQGAAMFELARYKDAIEAYSTASNRYQTEAVSLEAFVQIAHCYRYMNLSTEARGTVEQAKIVLSRLADGIDYSETTHGSRDDWQNYLDWLGATL, from the coding sequence ATGTCGACGGAATCTGGCCAAAACGATGCTCCTGAAACGCCTGAGGGAACTACTCCTCACGGTCGTTTCATGGACATGCTGGGCAATCGGATCTTTCTGATTGTTGGCGCTGTCGTTGTGGCGGGACTTATGTCGGGAATCTCTTGGGTGCTACTTCGTGGCGGAGAGGGAGAGGATAGAACTTTAGCTGGGGCGATCGAAGCGTACGAAACAGGCGAAGTCACCAAGGCACGCGACGTTGCTCGCAGTCAAGTCGACAACCTTCACGTCGAGCAGCCCTATCAAGGTGCCGCGCCTTTTCTGTTGGGGATGATTCTGCACGACGAAGCGAAAGGGTTTCTCAATCCTAAAGATCGCGAGACGGTCTATCGCGTCGCAGTTCAACATCTAGAAACGGCTCGAGATCGAGGATTCCCGCCTGAGTACGAGATTCGTGGCGAGTACCTGCTTGGTATTAGTCAGATGGAATCGAAACAGTACGAAAAGGCGATTCACTCACTCACCAAGATCTACGCTGACTACCCATTGCATCAACTCGATATCGAAAACGCATTGGCCGATTGCTATTTGGCCATCAAGCCCACGACACCAGACAATCTACAACAGGCTTTGAAGTGGAGCCGGTTGTATGACGCCCATCCTGTTCTTACGCCAGAACAAAAGTCCGAAGCTCACATTCGCCTAGCTCGTATTCAATTCGAACTGGGTCAGTTGGATGAAACGTTAGAGACGATTCTCGAGATCCCACCCACCTCGCCTAGCTATGTCGATGGTGTGATTGTTCAAGGTTTGGTGGCCCGTCGTCGTTATCACGATCATCTGGCAGCCGGTGAAAACGAGCAGGCTCAGGATTCGCTTAACACGGCGATCCGAATGTTTCGTAAGGCTGCGAGCAATCAGTTGGTTGCCGCCGACTCGACGCGTAAGGCTTCGTACCTGTTGGCAGTCATGCTGCGAGCCAACGAGCAGTTGGACGAAGCCATGGAGCAGGCTTCGCGGACACGCAAGATTTACTACCGAACACCAGAAAGCGTTGCCGCAGGCCTGGAAGAAGCGGAATTGCTTCGCGCGGAAGACAAAGACGAAGAGGCGGTCGAGATCTATCGCCGAGCACTACGCGAAGCAGCGCTTAATGGCGAGTACGAAAACCCCTGGGTGAATGAAGTCGAGTTCCGCCAGCGCGTGACGCGAGCGATCGATGCCTGGAAATCGGAAGAAAAATTCGCCCCGGCAGTTGAGGTCGCTCAGGCACTTCGCCCCTTGTTCCCCGCGGATCAGGCCTTTCAGATTGAAGCCGATGTGCAGCATGCCTGGGGAGACTACCTGGAGCATAAGGCCGATAAAGTTCCCTTCAACCAATCACTCGACCTGCGTGCGAAGTCGCGTTTTCGCTTCCGCAGTGCTGGCAAAGTTTATCTCGACCTGGCCGAACACCGGTTCGCTACGGCCGAGTATACGAATGATCTCTGGAATAGTGCTTCGGCTTACCTGCGAGGGCAAGACTTCAGTAAGGCTGTCGAGATTCTCGCCGAGTATCAGCGATACGAAACTCGCGAACACCAGCCGCGTGCCTTGGTCGCGACGGCTCGAGCACTGATCGCCCTTGATCGAGCGGAAGATGCCCTGAGCCCAATCAACGAGTGCCTGGAATTTTATCCGAAAGATCCCTCGGTTTACGAAGCTCGTGTGCTTGGTGGCGAAGCCTACATGGAACTCGGCAAGCTGGCCGAGGCAAAGAGTGTCCTGACAGCGAATCTCGACGATGGACGCCTCGAGCCAAGCAGCCGTGAATGGCAAGATTCGCTATTTGCCCTCGGGCAGGTGCTGCATCTCGAAGGGGAAATGTATGAAGCTCAGGCCCGCGTGAAAGGGGCTCTGGAAGCACCGGAGAGCATTCCTCGCGAGGCCTTTCAATTCCTGGAACAGAGCAACGAGAGTTACAAGGGGGCGATCAAGTACCTGCATGCGGCCGTTCGGCGTTACCCGGATGATCCTCGTTCGGTCAGTGCTCGTTATCTGATTGCCGAGTGTCATCGACGTTCGTCCACGCTGCCCAAAAAGAAGTTTCGCTTGGTGAACATCGAAACACAGCGGATCAAGTTCGACAAAGAAGTGAAAGATCACCTCGAAAGTGCGATCGAGATCTACAACGACCTGGAATACGAACTGACAACCAAGCTCGAAATGCAAGCCGACCTCCATCCGGTTGAAGCGAAGATTTTGCGGAACTGCTACTTCGCTCAGGGGGCGGCGATGTTCGAGTTGGCACGCTACAAGGATGCGATCGAGGCCTATTCGACCGCTTCCAACCGCTATCAAACGGAAGCCGTTTCGCTCGAGGCATTCGTTCAGATTGCCCACTGTTACCGGTACATGAATTTGTCGACCGAAGCCCGCGGCACGGTCGAGCAGGCCAAGATTGTGCTGTCCCGTCTGGCCGATGGAATCGATTACTCGGAGACGACCCACGGTTCGCGGGACGACTGGCAAAACTACCTCGATTGGTTAGGGGCCACCCTTTAA
- a CDS encoding alpha/beta hydrolase has protein sequence MKRLDTPALPTNHSSNLSVQQSKVYEFRIRRDSNQTCPLELFTPLHYEPGYAYPLIVWLHGAFDNESQLRRIMPLTSTRNFVAVGPRGTRRHTRNTGSEFASYYWSQDEGCIDAASRRVETAIESASEQFNIHRRRVFLAGYQDGATMALRLALQNPNDYAGVISINGPFPNGHAPLRNLGMCEQLPILLMHCHESTYYTEQQLCGDIRLGHSAGLKMDVREYLCGDGIMTDMLEDMNGWVMGQVLK, from the coding sequence ATGAAACGTTTAGACACGCCAGCGTTACCAACGAACCATTCGTCCAATCTGAGCGTCCAGCAAAGCAAGGTTTACGAATTTCGCATTCGGCGAGATTCCAACCAAACTTGCCCGCTGGAGCTGTTCACTCCGCTGCACTACGAACCAGGCTACGCGTATCCGCTGATCGTCTGGTTGCACGGTGCGTTCGACAACGAGTCCCAATTGCGGCGAATCATGCCGCTGACCAGCACGCGTAACTTCGTTGCCGTCGGTCCTCGCGGTACTCGACGTCATACGCGTAACACCGGCAGCGAGTTTGCCAGCTACTATTGGTCGCAAGACGAAGGTTGTATCGATGCCGCTTCGCGTCGCGTAGAAACAGCGATCGAGTCGGCATCCGAACAATTCAACATTCATCGTCGCCGTGTTTTCCTGGCCGGTTACCAGGATGGAGCGACGATGGCTCTGCGATTGGCCCTGCAAAATCCAAACGATTACGCCGGCGTCATCTCCATCAACGGTCCATTTCCAAACGGGCATGCCCCGCTGCGAAATCTGGGAATGTGCGAGCAGCTTCCGATCCTGCTGATGCACTGCCACGAGAGTACCTACTACACCGAACAGCAGCTTTGCGGGGACATCCGCCTGGGCCACAGCGCCGGGCTGAAGATGGATGTACGCGAGTATCTCTGCGGCGATGGCATCATGACCGATATGCTGGAAGATATGAACGGCTGGGTCATGGGGCAGGTTTTGAAATAA
- the mdh gene encoding malate dehydrogenase, with translation MKRAKITIVGAGNVGATCAHWCAAAELGDVVLLDIPQTEDMPKGKALDLMQASPIVGFDSNIVGTTDYADTKDSDVVVITAGIPRKPGMSRDDLLATNAKIVTAVTEQIKATSPNCAIIVVSNPLDAMVQQALKVSGFPANRVMGQAGVLDTARYRTFIAMELGVSVEDVSAMLMGGHGDTMVPMPSCTSVGGIPVTRLMDEKRLEEIVDRARKGGAEIVGLLKTGSAYYAPAAATAQMVEAIVRDKKRLIPCAAYCDSEYGVGGYYVGVPVILGSDGVEKVVELDLTEQEKADFQKSVDAVKGLVEAMDKLLAS, from the coding sequence ATGAAACGAGCCAAGATCACGATTGTCGGTGCCGGTAACGTGGGGGCCACTTGTGCTCACTGGTGTGCAGCCGCTGAACTGGGTGACGTTGTCCTGCTGGACATTCCGCAAACTGAGGACATGCCCAAGGGTAAGGCCCTCGACCTGATGCAAGCCTCGCCGATCGTTGGCTTCGACAGCAACATCGTGGGCACCACCGACTATGCCGATACGAAGGACAGCGACGTCGTTGTTATTACGGCTGGTATTCCTCGTAAGCCTGGCATGAGCCGTGACGACCTGTTGGCGACCAACGCCAAGATCGTCACCGCCGTCACCGAACAAATCAAAGCGACCAGCCCCAACTGTGCGATCATCGTGGTCAGCAATCCGCTGGATGCCATGGTTCAACAAGCCCTGAAGGTTAGCGGTTTCCCTGCCAACCGCGTGATGGGTCAAGCTGGTGTTCTGGATACCGCTCGTTACCGCACGTTCATCGCCATGGAACTCGGCGTGAGTGTCGAAGACGTTTCCGCCATGCTGATGGGCGGCCACGGCGATACGATGGTTCCGATGCCGTCGTGTACTTCGGTGGGCGGTATTCCTGTTACGCGTCTGATGGACGAGAAGCGTCTGGAAGAAATCGTCGATCGTGCTCGCAAGGGTGGTGCCGAGATCGTTGGTCTGTTGAAGACCGGTAGTGCTTACTACGCACCAGCAGCAGCCACGGCTCAAATGGTCGAAGCGATTGTTCGCGATAAGAAGCGTCTGATTCCTTGTGCTGCTTACTGCGATAGTGAATACGGTGTGGGTGGCTACTACGTTGGCGTTCCTGTCATTCTGGGTTCCGACGGTGTTGAAAAAGTCGTCGAACTCGATCTGACTGAACAAGAAAAGGCGGACTTCCAAAAGAGCGTCGACGCAGTCAAGGGATTGGTCGAAGCGATGGACAAACTCTTAGCTTCGTAA
- a CDS encoding RNA polymerase sigma factor has product MTATAWLRPSRNRSFSSSVEFALALSAEQFHRLVDQHGPTLYRVAYRLMGNRHDAEDVVQDAFRSVWDSRDRFDAEKGERAWLIAILRRRVVDRWRRKKQPMPLSDHDETTPELVAPVEPEQGFSDEMQAALQCLSEELREAILLVVVGELTHQEAADLLQVPLGTVLSRVSRARKKLHLELSTRLSS; this is encoded by the coding sequence TTGACAGCCACTGCTTGGCTCCGGCCCAGCAGGAATCGTTCATTCAGTTCTTCCGTGGAGTTTGCGTTGGCTCTTTCCGCCGAGCAGTTTCATCGATTGGTCGACCAGCACGGTCCGACGCTTTATCGCGTTGCCTATCGCTTGATGGGTAATCGCCATGATGCTGAGGACGTGGTTCAGGACGCCTTCCGATCGGTTTGGGACAGCCGCGATCGATTCGACGCCGAAAAGGGAGAGCGTGCGTGGCTGATTGCCATACTCCGTCGCCGCGTTGTCGACCGGTGGCGGCGCAAAAAACAGCCAATGCCCCTTTCCGACCACGACGAGACCACGCCAGAATTGGTCGCCCCCGTTGAACCGGAACAAGGCTTCAGCGACGAGATGCAGGCTGCCCTACAGTGTCTCTCGGAAGAACTTCGTGAGGCAATTCTGTTGGTGGTCGTCGGTGAGCTGACTCACCAGGAAGCCGCAGACCTGCTGCAAGTTCCTCTGGGGACAGTCCTTTCCCGTGTCAGTCGTGCTCGCAAGAAACTTCATCTAGAATTATCCACAAGATTGTCGTCCTGA
- a CDS encoding VWA domain-containing protein, with the protein MNSSDHDHELDQQLRDVAMPTDLVARLKCIPEAAEIDAALDRELSTVEVPAGLTEQLHEISASQTLVTRNVRQRSAASRQSSPLTWVAVAWTIAATVLVAFGIGLIWQIDQNTNIAKNDPVSVIPAPVSPSEKTLALEWLGPTGADIEAQAELPGVSPLAETQSFLPAITEVSLPETKVADADTPRIKSLSEELPDDLLANTFLMRWQPLGANPMIDSMHGRPQLLLPSASSVSYFPESLAYDREFLLRESSQPFASTQHPSMRSTSVSVTASEKSFENSLFSENPLSPEVLENARSEEWLAAMGKFYVPAQPNQIELRTAAGPAVFAGAGTQLLEIGIVAGSTDPADRAPVHLTVAITPPESEQHARLTWLPVKIALREMIEQLSPHDSVTLVVMSDVPYVLIDDATSEHRDEWFAALDRVKPGSPSNLAEGIRFASATALTKAGFGDIRRSLVVLSDRFPALDASTNQQLRPLIENASQQDIAFTWVQLEDENYTSLVPAPPALKGMGDWLVTNSLQKLGRILNQQIYGATTLIGTNPNVRVNWNEKSVAQYRLIGYQPVGGHFVSTSDTREFHALESGTLLFELVLPEDGPNDIATIELTWNDTKGKQHKSAQKVSRLQFAPSWQASPLSLQAAQLTQQCLALHQKSYFSRRRGNTIDELDSWTSSLNPAIRQHASYPRLEVLLPSLQD; encoded by the coding sequence GTGAATTCCTCCGACCACGATCACGAACTTGACCAACAACTGCGAGATGTCGCTATGCCGACTGATCTCGTTGCGCGGCTCAAGTGCATCCCTGAGGCTGCTGAGATTGACGCAGCCCTCGATCGTGAGTTGTCTACCGTCGAAGTTCCCGCCGGCCTGACCGAGCAACTTCACGAAATCTCGGCATCGCAAACGCTGGTCACGCGTAACGTTCGTCAACGTAGTGCTGCTAGTCGTCAGTCTTCCCCGCTCACTTGGGTTGCCGTTGCCTGGACAATTGCCGCAACCGTGCTCGTTGCGTTTGGCATCGGATTGATTTGGCAGATTGACCAGAACACGAATATTGCGAAGAACGACCCGGTATCGGTCATCCCGGCCCCTGTCAGTCCTTCGGAGAAAACCCTGGCACTGGAATGGCTTGGCCCGACCGGTGCCGATATCGAAGCCCAGGCCGAGTTGCCCGGCGTAAGCCCATTGGCGGAAACGCAATCCTTTTTGCCGGCAATCACGGAAGTCTCTCTGCCAGAAACGAAGGTCGCAGACGCGGACACACCTCGAATCAAATCCCTCTCAGAAGAATTGCCGGACGATCTTCTGGCCAATACGTTTCTCATGCGTTGGCAGCCCCTGGGTGCCAATCCGATGATCGACTCGATGCACGGCCGGCCGCAGTTGCTCTTGCCGTCGGCCAGTTCCGTTTCCTATTTCCCTGAGTCCCTGGCCTACGATCGCGAGTTCCTGCTGCGAGAGTCCTCCCAGCCGTTTGCTTCCACGCAGCATCCTTCGATGCGGTCCACGAGCGTCTCAGTAACGGCATCCGAGAAGAGCTTCGAGAATAGCCTGTTCTCCGAGAACCCTCTTTCGCCAGAGGTACTGGAAAATGCTCGTTCGGAAGAGTGGCTCGCGGCAATGGGCAAGTTTTACGTCCCGGCTCAACCGAACCAGATCGAACTGCGCACGGCAGCCGGCCCGGCCGTATTCGCCGGAGCAGGCACACAGCTCTTGGAAATCGGGATCGTCGCTGGTTCGACCGATCCAGCGGATCGCGCCCCGGTTCACTTGACCGTAGCAATCACGCCTCCCGAGTCCGAACAACATGCTCGACTGACATGGCTGCCGGTCAAGATTGCCTTGCGTGAGATGATCGAACAACTCAGCCCGCACGACAGCGTTACCCTGGTCGTCATGTCCGACGTTCCTTATGTCTTGATCGATGATGCGACCAGCGAACATCGCGATGAATGGTTTGCCGCTCTCGACCGGGTCAAGCCTGGCAGTCCGTCAAATCTTGCCGAAGGAATTCGATTTGCCTCGGCCACCGCACTCACCAAAGCTGGGTTTGGCGATATCCGTCGCTCGCTGGTCGTGCTTTCCGACCGCTTCCCGGCGCTTGATGCTTCGACGAACCAGCAACTTCGCCCCCTGATTGAGAATGCTTCGCAGCAAGACATCGCCTTCACATGGGTCCAACTCGAAGATGAGAACTATACATCTCTTGTCCCTGCCCCGCCGGCACTAAAGGGGATGGGTGATTGGCTGGTAACTAATTCGCTGCAAAAGCTCGGCCGAATTCTCAACCAGCAAATTTACGGGGCTACGACCCTGATCGGCACCAATCCGAATGTGCGCGTGAATTGGAATGAAAAGTCGGTCGCCCAATATCGACTGATTGGTTATCAACCTGTGGGTGGTCATTTTGTATCCACTTCGGACACACGCGAGTTTCATGCACTTGAAAGTGGTACGCTGTTGTTTGAATTAGTTCTCCCAGAGGACGGACCAAACGATATCGCGACAATTGAGTTGACCTGGAACGACACCAAGGGCAAGCAACATAAGTCGGCACAAAAAGTGAGTCGCCTGCAATTTGCTCCGTCTTGGCAGGCTTCTCCCCTATCGCTGCAAGCCGCACAACTTACCCAGCAGTGCCTGGCTTTACACCAGAAATCGTACTTTTCACGACGACGTGGCAACACGATCGATGAGTTAGATAGTTGGACTTCCTCCTTGAATCCTGCAATCCGGCAACATGCGAGCTATCCTCGACTGGAAGTCCTGTTGCCGAGCCTGCAGGATTAG